A genome region from Lytechinus pictus isolate F3 Inbred chromosome 16, Lp3.0, whole genome shotgun sequence includes the following:
- the LOC129279112 gene encoding uncharacterized protein LOC129279112: protein MESAYMLVFVLGLLGVASTDFLINDLDHPCVRKCKTGQKPMTCEYDWTVESYLSMSRACYQCPFNEFDCHLPHCIPMAGYMRPVYSVNRRLPGPSIQVCENDVIVVKVRNRMQNEEGEGIHWHGLHMRNAQHMDGVPHITQCPISAGHDFTYKFEANLPGTHWWHSHAGNHRSDGLFGPIIIRQSEKDDINSDLYDKDDPSHVITIIEWTKAMSSTVDLSLFHAVQMSPCDGILINGKGTNHVVTRPDNTSASVGHHLMYVKKGLRYRFRVIGAAANVAAFIFSIDNHRLKVIAMDGAPVTPFDVDRITVFSGDRYDIVVTADQRPTNYWIRVAGLLDCFRHQEVGILRYAGTPKGTVPRADRTRRAEGSLLNPFDGNLSHDATFISELTDAEEKRDDLSHADVTHYLELNGVWRNGAKGLHHPVFYPYERASNTTYTDTPVTVINNISFAFPEVPLLSHWQDVKPSSWCNEDSLRKSGKNCMYVACDCIHRIDIKENQVVELVFINILDVLAHQMHLHGYTTEIIGMAKMYKYFTIEDFKRLDAEGKIKRNLKNAPRKDSFMVPQGGYLILRFRANNPGWWLLHCHVDYHLKLGMGMVIHVEGDMAPPPADMPKCTNF from the exons ATGGAGAGTGCGTATATGCTGGTTTTCGTCCTTGGGCTTTTGGGAGTTGCATCGACTG attttttgatcAACGATCTGGACCATCCTTGTGTGCGGAAATGCAAGACTGGGCAAAAACCAATGACGTGCGAATATGATTGGACGGTCGAGTCATACTTATCCATGTCACGTGCTTGCTACCAATGTCCATTCAACGAGTTTGACTGTCATCTACCACATTGTATACCCATGGCCGGATACATGAGACCCGTCTACTCGGTTAACCGTCGTCTACCCGGGCCAAGTATACAG GTATGTGAAAATGATGTCATCGTGGTTAAAGTACGCAACAGAATGCAAAACGAAGAAGGTGAGGGGATTCATTGGCACGGCTTGCATATGAGAAACGCTCAACATATGGATGGAGTTCCGCATATTACCCAATGTCCAATCAGCGCTGGACACGATTTCACTTACAAGTTCGAAGCAAATCTGCCCG GTACACACTGGTGGCATTCGCATGCTGGAAACCATCGGTCAGACGGTTTGTTTGGTCCCATTATTATACGGCAGTCTGAAAAAGATGATATCAACAGCGACCTCTACGACAAAGATGATCCGAGTCACGTGATTACCATAATCGAATGGACAAAAGCCATGTCGAGTACTGTAGATCTGTCCCTTTTCCATGCTGTGCAAATGAGCCCTTGTGATGGTATTCTCATCAATGGAAAAG GAACAAATCACGTTGTGACCCGTCCTGACAACACCAGTGCATCGGTGGGCCACCATCTCATGTATGTCAAGAAAGGTCTTCGATACCGTTTCCGGGTCATAGGGGCCGCTGCTAACGTCGCTGCGTTTATATTCTCCATCGATAATCATCGACTCAAGGTGATAGCCATGGATGGTGCCCCGGTGACCCCTTTCGATGTTGATAGGATCACAGTTTTCTCGGGGGATAGATACGATATTGTTGTAACTGCTGACCAGCGACCCACAAATTACTGGATAAGAGTTGCGGGGTTATTGGATTGCTTTCGTCATCAG GAAGTTGGTATACTGCGCTATGCTGGAACACCGAAGGGTACCGTTCCAAGAGCTGATAGGACTAGGAGAGCGGAAGGAAGTCTCCTGAATCCCTTTGATGGCAATCTCAGCCATGATGCTACTTTTATATCGGAACTCACGGACGCTG AAGAAAAACGAGACGACCTTAGTCACGCTGACGTCACACACTATCTCGAACTTAACGGTGTATGGAGAAATGGTGCAAAGGGACTTCACCACCCAGTGTTCTATCCTTATGAACGTGCATCAAACACTACATACACGGACACTCCTGTGACTGTCatcaataatatatcatttgcATTCCCCGAAGTACCGCTGCTCTCCCACTGGCAAGATGTGAAGCCTTCGTCATGGTGTAACGAGGACTCTCTGCGGAAGTCGGGCAAAAACTGCATGTACGTGGCTTGTGATTGTATACATCGGATTGACATCAAAGAGAATCAG GTAGTGGAGCTGGTATTTATCAACATATTAGACGTCTTGGCCCATCAAATGCACCTTCACGGATACACTACCGAGATAATTGGCATGGCCAAGATGTACAAGTATTTCACGATTGAAGATTTCAAGCGCTTGGATGCTGAAG GAAAGATCAAACGTAATCTGAAGAATGCTCCCAGGAAAGATTCCTTTATGGTGCCCCAAGGAGGGTATCTTATCCTCAGATTCAGAGCCAACAACCCAGGCTGGTGGCTCTTGCATTGTCATGTTGATTATCACTTGAAG CTCGGTATGGGCATGGTGATTCATGTTGAAGGTGATATGGCGCCACCACCGGCTGATATGCCGAAATGCACCAATTTTTAA